From a single Miscanthus floridulus cultivar M001 chromosome 8, ASM1932011v1, whole genome shotgun sequence genomic region:
- the LOC136471973 gene encoding uncharacterized protein: protein MALSSVFRRINVKDLTSKVSVYTSATELSGGLNMIFRRWATKKTAGSTKNGRDSNPKYLGVKKFGGEKVLPGNIIVRQRGTRFHPGNYVGMGKDHTLFCLKEGHVRFERNKLLGRKWVHVDPVAGHDLHPIYADGFATTADTEPLQ from the exons ATGGCACTGTCATCAGTGTTTAGGAGAATAAATGTGAAAGATTTGACCTCCAAGGTTTCAGTCTATACCAGTGCTACAG AGTTATCTGGTGGACTAAACATGATATTTAGGCGCTGGGCCACAAAAAAGACTGCTGGGTCAACAAAAAATGGTCGTGATTCCAATCCAAAGTATTTGGGTGTAAAGAAGTTTGGTGGCGAG AAAGTGCTACCAGGAAACATCATCGTCCGCCAAAGAGGGACCCGCTTCCATCCTGGAAACTATGTTGGCATGGGCAAGGACCATACACTTTTCTGCCTGAAAGAAGGCCATGTCCGCTTTGAGCGCAACAAGCTCTTAGGCAGGAAGTGGGTTCATGTTGATCCAGTTGCTGGTCATGATCTTCACCCCATTTACGCAGATGGTTTTGCTACTACAGCCGACACTGAGCCTTTGCAATAA
- the LOC136476362 gene encoding pentatricopeptide repeat-containing protein At2g26790, mitochondrial-like, whose protein sequence is MILSRWPKCTAEWFRHRKVFLWEVPSCPYSVLAASVQRDDSSGDERLNCAPDNEPIRKRQRSLSSDSVVQALRCLRRKPAVAFAYFKDIHSLGFHHDFSTYSEIIQILSHSFQGKMLVSLFCEILSGTGNGGPEILTLIDHLSKTCATSHVLSYAVNCLIKAYTTSHDAQETVEMFCHLCRLGFVPTLWACNFLLKFVSESGDSDMVVRAYDRMKGFQLTLDAQSLNIVTRSFFEANKVDEAFQVWVRMIEMGVKPDVHGYSSFIIGLCDCGKYDLAYNMVSRYAVLHEITQERVAIESIAYNMVIDGLCKEMKLEEAEKVLEIKTRHGSAPDLYGYSYLIRSYCKMGNLGKAWHHIEAMVSHGIEINCYIVGYLLQCLKKLGMVSEVIVHFQKFRDLGLHLDGVLYNITMDAYCKLGNMNEAVKLLNEMMAGGLVPDKIHYTCLINGYCLKGETENAWQVFEQMLKENIKPDVVTYNILASGYNRNGAVIKVYDLLEHMMDQGLEPNSLTYGVAIASFCRGGNLSEAEVLFSIVEEKGIDNIEVLYSSMVCGYLHSGWTDHAYTLFFRVAKQGNMVDHLSCSKLINSLCLDEKVEEASTVCSMMLEKNVVPDVISYSKLISAYCQTRDMHNAHLWFLDMVERGLSDVIVYTVLMNGYCKVGRLQEACDLFVQMINSGIKPDVVAYTVLLDGHIKETLHQGWQGTANEWRSFRLRTKHKTLLSSMKDMEIEPDVTCYTVLIDGQCKTEYLDEARGLFDEMLAKGLTPDVYAYTALINGYCSQGEIAKAEDLLQEMTDKGMKPDVLTFSVLHQRTLRHRKAHSYL, encoded by the coding sequence ATGATCCTGTCGCGGTGGCCCAAATGCACTGCTGAATGGTTCAGGCACAGGAAGGTTTTCCTCTGGGAAGTTCCTTCTTGCCCCTACTCCGTACTCGCTGCTTCAGTTCAGCGTGATGACTCAAGCGGTGATGAAAGGCTGAATTGTGCTCCTGATAATGAGCCTATCCGGAAACGGCAACGGTCTTTGAGCTCTGACAGCGTTGTGCAGGCACTCCGCTGCCTAAGGAGGAAGCCTGCAGTTGCATTTGCCTACTTTAAAGATATACATAGCCTTGGTTTTCACCATGACTTCTCAACCTACTCAGAGATCATACAAATTTTATCCCATTCATTCCAGGGGAAGATGCTGGTATCCTTGTTTTGTGAGATTCTCTCAGGAACTGGTAATGGTGGCCCAGAAATCTTAACACTTATTGATCACTTGAGCAAAACATGTGCCACTTCTCACGTACTGTCATATGCAGTCAATTGCTTAATCAAGGCATACACCACCAGCCACGATGCTCAAGAAACAGTAGAGATGTTTTGTCACCTTTGCAGGCTTGGATTTGTTCCTACACTTTGGGCTTGCAATTTCCTGCTCAAATTTGTATCTGAGAGTGGTGATTCGGATATGGTTGTCAGAGCTTATGATCGAATGAAGGGCTTTCAGTTGACGCTGGATGCTCAGTCATTGAACATAGTCACTAGGTCGTTTTTTGAAGCAAATAAGGTAGACGAAGCATTCCAAGTGTGGGTTAGGATGATTGAAATGGGAGTGAAACCAGATGTACATGGATACTCATCATTTATAATTGGCCTTTGTGATTGTGGAAAGTATgatctagcttataacatggtaAGCAGATATGCTGTTCTTCATGAGATCACCCAGGAAAGGGTTGCAATTGAGTCCATCGCTTATAATATGGTAATTGATGGACTATGCAAAGAAATGAAACTGGAGGAGGCTGAAAAAGTCTTGGAGATCAAGACCAGACATGGATCTGCCCCTGATCTATATGGTTATAGCTATCTCATTCGTAGTTATTGCAAAATGGGTAACCTAGGAAAGGCATGGCATCATATTGAAGCCATGGTATCCCATGGCATCGAGATAAATTGTTACATTGTTGGTTACCTTCTACAGTGCCTCAAGAAGCTAGGCATGGTATCTGAAGTTATTGTTCACTTCCAGAAATTTAGAGATTTAGGACTCCATCTTGATGGTGTGCTTTATAACATTACTATGGATGCTTATTGCAAGCTTGGGAACATGAATGAGGCAGTGAAGCTACTGAATGAAATGATGGCTGGAGGTTTGGTCCCAGACAAAATCCACTATACATGCTTGATCAATGGTTACTGTCTGAAAGGAGAAACAGAAAATGCCTGGCAAGTATTTGAGCAGATGCTGAAGGAAAATATAAAGCCAGATGTAGTTACATATAACATATTGGCCAGTGGATATAACAGGAATGGTGCTGTTATTAAGGTATATGACCTTCTCGAGCACATGATGGATCAAGGGTTGGAGCCTAATTCACTCACTTATGGTGTAGCTATTGCTAGTTTTTGTAGAGGAGGCAACTTGAGCGAAGCAGAGGTATTATTTAGTATAGTAGAAGAAAAAGGGATAGATAATATTGAAGTGCTGTACAGTTCTATGGTTTGTGGTTATTTGCACTCGGGCTGGACTGACCATGCTTACACACTTTTTTTTAGAGTTGCTAAACaaggaaatatggtggatcattTGTCATGTTCAAAATTGATAAACAGCCTCTGTTTAGATGAAAAGGTTGAGGAGGCTTCAACTGTGTGTAGTATGATGCTGGAAAAGAATGTTGTTCCTGATGTAATTTCATATAGCAAACTTATATCAGCTTATTGTCAGACAAGAGATATGCACAATGCTCACTTATGGTTCCTTGATATGGTTGAAAGAGGACTTTCTGATGTCATTGTATACACTGTACTGATGAATGGTTATTGCAAGGTTGGTCGGTTGCAAGAAGCATGTGACTTATTTGTTCAAATGATAAATTCAGGAATCAAACCTGATGTAGTTGCATACACAGTGCTATTGGATGGCCACATAAAGGAGACCCTACACCAAGGGTGGCAGGGTACCGCTAATGAATGGAGGAGCTTTCGTCTTAGAACAAAGCATAAGACGTTGCTGAGCTCTATGAAAGACATGGAGATTGAACCTGATGTAACCTGTTACACAGTATTGATTGATGGACAGTGCAAAACAGAATATCTAGATGAAGCACGGGGATTGTTTGATGAGATGTTAGCGAAAGGACTTACCCCTGATGTTTACGCATACACAGCTCTCATAAATGGATACTGTAGCCAGGGAGAAATAGCTAAGGCTGAAGATCTTTTACAAGAAATGACAGATAAGGGGATGAAGCCAGATGTACTGACCTTTTCAGTATTACATCAGAGAACCTTGAGACATCGAAAGGCTCATTCATATTTATGA
- the LOC136476363 gene encoding KH domain-containing protein At4g18375-like yields MKQQTGKRPRQHREYEREERKDQHKRPFPHAQESSNNDGLVLYRILCPDTLIGSVIGKNGNVINAIRQQTSAKVKVVDPYPGADKRVILVYCYVKHRDLDAEGHDSEPVCAAQDALLRVHNAIVDALHTLHKNRRDSDKKNTEEANILVPASQASNVIGKSGAVIKHLRSTSGAFIKVSPKDPSDATHSCAMSFDNFAKITGGAEAVKKALFGVSTIIYKHPSKENIPLETSIPEPTPSIIIPSELPVYPASNFYSAPDTAIPSVHPSLSILGSTRHVPELALPADDHGRLPIYQSILPVIPTYSAPKCSGELEFRVLCPGGKIGLVIGRGGATIKNIRQESGARIDVDDAKNDKEESIITITSTEATDDVKSAAVEAVLLLQAKINDYEGDRMNLRLLVPNKVIGCLIGRGGSIVNDMRKKTKANILISKGDKPRRASSSDELVEVSGEADKLRDALVQIILRLREDVLKESVESQNSDRDGKLTVATSDSLYGSSLSLPALLPHNPQIAPLSYDRRGESERALEVFPRTSSYGYSSMQVTDDGYGGLPSYTSKAYEEHLPRVEMTVPASSLSKVMGKRGTNLDNIRKISGAHIEIIESKSSRHDHIAYISGTSEQRQSAENLIKAFIMST; encoded by the exons ATGAAGCAGCAGACTGGTAAGCGTCCCCGCCAACACAGGGAATATGAAAGAGAAGAAAGGAAGGACCAACACAAGAGGCCATTTCCCCATGCTCAGGAAAGCTCTAATAATGATGGACTGGTTCTTTACCGTATACTCTGTCCAGACACTTTGATTGGTAGTGTCATAGGAAAGAATGGCAATGTGATAAATGCTATCCGGCAACAGACAAGTGCCAAAGTCAAGGTTGTTGACCCGTACCCTGGTGCAGACAAACGGGTTATCTTGGTATATTGCTACGTCAAGCATAGAGACCTTGATGCTGAGGGTCATGACAGTGAGCCTGTTTGTGCAGCTCAAGATGCATTACTTAGGGTGCACAATGCAATTGTTGATGCACTGCATACATTACATAAGAATCGTAGAGACTCTGATAAGAAGAATACAGAGGAAGCTAACATTCTTGTGCCAGCTAGTCAGGCGTCAAATGTTATAGGAAAATCTGGTGCTGTCATCAAGCATCTTCGGTCAACATCAGGAGCATTCATTAAAGTGAGCCCAAAAGATCCAAGTGACGCTACACATTCATGTGCTATGAGTTTTGATAATTTTGCTAAG ATAACTGGTGGTGCTGAAGCTGTTAAAAAAGCACTGTTTGGAGTATCAACCATCATCTACAAGCACCCATCAAAAGAGAACATTCCTCTTGAAACTTCCATTCCTGAACCTACTCCAAGCATTATAATCCCTTCAGAACTTCCTGTCTATCCAGCTAGTAACTTTTACTCGGCCCCAGATACTGCTATACCTTCTGTACACCCAAGCCTGTCTATCTTAGGGTCAACACGTCATGTTCCTGAACTTGCTCTACCTGCAGATGATCATGGTCGACTGCCTATTTATCAATCTATTCTTCCAGTTATTCCTACTTATAGTGCCCCAAAATGTTCAGGAGAACTTGAGTTTCGTGTTTTATGCCCTGGTGGCAAAATTGGCTTGGTTATTGGTAGAGGTGGGGCTACCATAAAGAATATAAGGCAAGAGAGTGGTGCAAGGATAGATGTTGATGATGCAAAGAATGACAAGGAGGAAAGCATCATTACCATTACATCCACTGAG GCCACCGATGATGTTAAGTCTGCCGCTGTGGAAGCTGTTTTGCTGCTTCAAGCCAAGATCAATGATTATGAGGGTGATAGAATGAATCTTCGCCTTCTTGTCCCAAATAAGGTTATAGGCTGTCTTATTGGCAGGGGTGGTTCAATAGTCAATGACATGAGGAAGAAGACTAAGGCAAACATCCTCATTTCTAAGGGCGATAAGCCCCGGAGAGCATCTTCCAGTGACGAACTTGTTGAG GTATCTGGAGAAGCAGACAAGCTGCGTGATGCTCTTGTTCAGATAATTTTAAGACTTAGGGAAGATGTTCTGAAAGAGAGTGTTGAAAGCCAAAATTCTGACAGGGATGGCAAGCTAACCGTTGCCACCTCTGATTCCTTATATGGAAGCAGTCTTTCTTTGCCTGCATTATTACCTCACAACCCACAAATTGCCCCCTTGAGCTATGATAGAAGAGGTGAATCTGAGAGAGCTCTGGAAGTATTCCCTCGTACCAGTTCGTATGGGTATAGCTCCATGCAG GTCACTGATGATGGCTATGGGGGACTTCCATCATATACATCAAAGgcatatgaaga ACATCTACCACGTGTGGAAATGACTGTCCCTGCTAGTAGCCTGTCAAAAGTGATGGGAAAACGTGGCACAAATTTGGACAACATTAGAAAG ATTTCTGGAGCTCACATTGAAATTATTGAATCAAAATCCTCTCGTCATGACCATATTGCTTACATATCTGGAACCTCTGAACAGAGGCAGTCTGCTGAGAATTTGATCAAAGCTTTCATAATGTCTACCTAG